Proteins co-encoded in one bacterium genomic window:
- a CDS encoding TolC family protein, whose product MRSATSAPTLFAPAAALSFLLASFAAPAAEPAAAPAATAPSVEQFVTEALAAQPSIAALRARLAASRELVAPAGALADPMVEGMYTEAGFPGWTVGRVEMSMVGVEVRQDLSRRAKREARAAVAEAEASARAVDVEALRRQVARDVRVLCARLYALDRGLEATAAGGELLDLLAETAASRYRVGEGDQEGLVKAQLERTRLEERRTDLAAERGTAEAALARLLDRGAGFRVAPFASLDQPPFPDGAWDELVEAGSAEIAERRAAVDVAEKRAAAAKLELKANFSAAAAAYYRGSLDPVVTLKFGVELPARRSKKQAPLLRAAELDLEAARRDLDAERAALREETARLAADKERAETQIERYREGILPQTSAAFEAARSAYLNGRGSFSTAIEDFNLWLDARGALARREGELFAAWAELEALTTAAPAATTEGETR is encoded by the coding sequence ATGCGATCCGCGACGTCGGCGCCGACTCTCTTCGCGCCGGCGGCCGCGCTCTCGTTCCTCTTGGCGTCGTTCGCCGCTCCGGCCGCGGAGCCGGCGGCCGCGCCCGCGGCGACGGCGCCGTCCGTCGAGCAGTTCGTGACCGAAGCGCTCGCCGCGCAACCGTCGATCGCCGCGCTGCGCGCGCGCCTCGCCGCGTCGCGGGAGCTGGTCGCCCCCGCCGGCGCCCTCGCCGACCCGATGGTCGAGGGGATGTACACGGAGGCCGGCTTCCCCGGCTGGACCGTCGGCCGCGTCGAGATGTCGATGGTCGGCGTCGAGGTCCGCCAGGATCTCTCGCGGCGCGCGAAGCGCGAGGCGCGGGCGGCGGTCGCCGAGGCCGAGGCGTCGGCGCGCGCCGTGGACGTCGAAGCACTGCGGCGTCAGGTGGCGCGCGACGTGCGCGTCCTCTGCGCGCGGCTCTACGCGCTCGACCGCGGACTCGAGGCGACGGCCGCGGGCGGCGAGCTGCTCGATCTCCTCGCCGAGACGGCGGCCTCGCGCTACCGCGTCGGCGAGGGGGACCAGGAAGGGCTGGTCAAGGCGCAGTTGGAGCGGACGCGGCTCGAGGAACGGCGCACCGACCTCGCGGCGGAACGCGGAACGGCGGAAGCGGCGCTCGCGCGGCTGCTCGACCGCGGCGCGGGGTTCAGGGTCGCGCCGTTCGCGTCGCTCGACCAGCCGCCGTTCCCCGACGGCGCGTGGGACGAACTCGTCGAGGCCGGGTCGGCGGAGATCGCCGAGCGGCGCGCCGCGGTCGACGTCGCCGAGAAGCGGGCGGCGGCGGCGAAGCTCGAGCTCAAGGCGAACTTCTCGGCCGCGGCGGCGGCCTACTACCGCGGCTCGCTCGACCCGGTGGTCACGCTGAAGTTCGGCGTCGAGTTGCCGGCGCGGCGGTCGAAGAAGCAGGCGCCGCTGCTCCGCGCGGCGGAACTGGATCTCGAGGCCGCGCGGCGCGACCTCGACGCCGAGCGCGCCGCCCTGCGCGAGGAGACGGCCCGCCTCGCCGCCGACAAGGAACGCGCGGAAACGCAGATCGAACGTTACCGCGAAGGGATCCTGCCGCAGACGAGCGCGGCGTTCGAGGCCGCCCGCTCCGCCTACCTCAACGGACGCGGCTCCTTCTCCACCGCGATCGAGGACTTCAACCTCTGGCTTGACGCGCGCGGCGCACTGGCGCGGCGCGAAGGCGAGCTCTTCGCCGCGTGGGCGGAGCTCGAGGCGCTGACGACCGCCGCTCCCGCGGCGACGACGGAAGGAGAGACGCGATGA
- a CDS encoding transporter substrate-binding domain-containing protein → MRGGSALCRVISPRIAAAVAASLLFAAGAAGAAERRSIVVGCDASMPPFESLDAAGRPVGFNIDLMREAAAAEGIAVEFRCGDWGDVRRRFEAGEIDALSGLLVTPSRQRVAEFTSPHSLVTHAVFVRGDSRAATGEEALRSPGVVTQRGGCAWEWLHAHGATPLPAGSSREALQALARGDVEAAVLPRPAGQYAARELGLRGLKVLSAPIPRHPYAFAVHRGDAELLAALDEGLFLLKESGRAAELRTKYFAALDSADLPFWAVLRRALVIVVPIGLALIAAAGWGVRSLRVSRRRARDLEAESEVRRRVEASLRAREDLLGALCDHTPDTIFWIAVDQDGGFSVERINPALERAVGRGNADVAGRRLEDVLPPEVAARAAANYRRCVEAAASIAYEETEECSGRPRTWQTQLVPILDGAGRVRLIVGTSRDVTVARQSERILQQRQRLESLGVLAGGIAHDFNNLLGAVLGNINLAQLEEGPGREYLDNAAGATLRAAALTRQLLAYSGRAALGVRPLDVNQVVDEMVHLLGVSIPKNVDLRFDLAADLPAVRADAAQLQQVVMNLVTNAAESLGGRDGVVRLATRLARVDDPNAIAPPHGEPPAAGNFVVLEVRDDGCGMPQDVLQRIFDPFFTTKQAGRGLGLSAMLGILRGHRAGLSITSEPGRGSCFTLYFPAQRDAAPGDGPAPDEATLPKGLRALVADDEPAVRQALAAALRSAGCVVVEAEGGRDALARFDEAPDGFDVALVDLTMPDLDGRDVCRELRARRPSPALVLASGYDRGDVLRGMSEDLVDGFLQKPSSVQETRRVVAETLAKARVECADGVRRSGT, encoded by the coding sequence ATGCGAGGCGGATCGGCACTCTGTCGCGTCATTTCGCCGCGAATCGCCGCTGCGGTCGCGGCGTCGCTGCTGTTCGCCGCCGGCGCGGCGGGAGCGGCGGAGCGGCGGAGCATCGTCGTCGGTTGCGACGCCTCGATGCCGCCGTTCGAGAGCCTCGACGCCGCGGGCCGTCCCGTCGGCTTCAACATCGACCTGATGCGCGAAGCGGCGGCGGCGGAAGGGATCGCCGTCGAGTTCCGCTGCGGGGATTGGGGCGACGTCCGCCGACGGTTCGAGGCGGGCGAGATCGACGCCCTCTCCGGCCTCCTAGTCACGCCGTCGCGGCAACGCGTCGCCGAGTTCACGTCTCCTCACTCCCTCGTGACGCACGCCGTCTTCGTGCGCGGGGACAGCCGCGCGGCGACCGGCGAGGAGGCGCTGCGCTCGCCGGGGGTCGTCACGCAGCGGGGAGGCTGCGCGTGGGAGTGGCTGCACGCGCACGGCGCGACGCCGCTGCCGGCCGGATCCTCGCGCGAGGCGCTGCAGGCGCTGGCGCGCGGAGACGTCGAGGCCGCGGTCCTGCCGCGGCCGGCCGGGCAGTACGCGGCGCGCGAACTCGGGCTGCGCGGCCTGAAGGTCCTTTCCGCGCCGATTCCGCGGCATCCCTACGCCTTCGCCGTTCATCGCGGCGACGCGGAGCTTCTCGCGGCGCTCGACGAAGGGCTGTTCCTGCTGAAGGAGAGCGGGCGCGCCGCGGAACTGCGGACCAAGTACTTCGCGGCGCTCGATTCGGCGGACTTGCCGTTCTGGGCGGTGCTGAGGCGGGCGCTGGTCATCGTCGTCCCGATCGGCCTCGCGCTGATCGCCGCGGCCGGCTGGGGCGTCCGTTCGCTGCGGGTCTCGCGTCGGCGGGCGCGGGACCTCGAAGCGGAGTCGGAGGTGCGGCGGCGCGTCGAGGCGAGCCTGCGGGCGCGGGAAGATCTGCTCGGCGCCCTCTGCGACCACACCCCGGACACGATCTTCTGGATCGCGGTCGATCAAGACGGCGGCTTCAGCGTCGAGCGGATCAACCCCGCGCTCGAAAGGGCGGTCGGGCGGGGCAACGCCGACGTCGCGGGCCGGCGTCTCGAGGATGTCCTGCCGCCGGAGGTCGCCGCGCGGGCGGCCGCCAACTACCGCCGCTGCGTCGAGGCCGCCGCGTCGATCGCCTACGAGGAGACGGAGGAATGCTCCGGCCGGCCGCGGACCTGGCAGACGCAGCTCGTGCCGATCCTCGACGGCGCGGGGCGCGTGCGGCTGATCGTCGGGACGTCGCGCGACGTGACCGTGGCGCGCCAGTCGGAGCGGATCCTCCAGCAGCGGCAGCGGCTGGAGAGCCTCGGGGTGCTGGCCGGGGGGATCGCGCACGACTTCAACAACCTGCTCGGCGCCGTGCTCGGGAACATCAACCTCGCGCAGCTCGAGGAAGGTCCGGGGCGCGAGTATCTCGACAACGCGGCCGGCGCGACGCTCCGCGCGGCGGCGCTCACGCGGCAGCTCCTGGCCTACTCCGGCCGCGCGGCGCTCGGCGTGCGGCCGCTCGACGTCAATCAGGTCGTCGACGAGATGGTGCATCTGCTGGGGGTGTCGATCCCGAAGAACGTGGACCTGCGGTTCGACCTCGCCGCGGACCTGCCCGCGGTGCGCGCCGACGCGGCCCAGCTGCAGCAGGTCGTGATGAACCTCGTGACGAACGCCGCGGAATCGCTCGGAGGGCGCGACGGCGTGGTCCGCCTCGCGACGCGTTTGGCGCGGGTGGACGACCCGAACGCGATCGCGCCGCCGCACGGCGAGCCGCCGGCGGCGGGGAACTTCGTCGTTTTGGAGGTGCGCGACGACGGCTGCGGGATGCCGCAGGACGTCCTGCAGCGGATCTTCGATCCGTTCTTCACCACGAAGCAGGCCGGGCGGGGACTCGGGCTCTCGGCGATGCTCGGGATCCTGCGCGGCCACCGCGCCGGACTGAGCATTACGAGCGAGCCGGGGCGCGGTTCCTGCTTCACGCTCTACTTCCCGGCGCAGCGGGACGCGGCGCCGGGGGACGGACCGGCGCCGGACGAGGCGACGCTGCCGAAGGGGCTGCGGGCGCTGGTGGCCGACGACGAACCGGCGGTGCGCCAGGCGCTCGCCGCGGCGCTGCGCTCGGCGGGATGCGTCGTCGTCGAGGCGGAAGGGGGGCGCGACGCGCTGGCCCGCTTCGACGAGGCGCCCGACGGATTCGACGTCGCGCTCGTCGATCTGACGATGCCGGACCTCGACGGCCGCGACGTCTGCCGCGAGCTGCGCGCGCGGCGCCCGTCGCCGGCCCTCGTGCTCGCCAGCGGCTACGACCGCGGCGACGTGCTGCGGGGCATGTCCGAGGACCTCGTGGACGGCTTCCTGCAGAAGCCGTCGTCGGTCCAGGAGACGCGGCGCGTCGTCGCCGAGACGCTGGCGAAGGCGCGGGTCGAATGCGCGGACGGCGTCAGGCGCAGCGGAACTTGA
- a CDS encoding pirin family protein, protein MITVRRSSERGHFDHGWLDTRHTFSFAAYHDSRHMGFRALRVINEDRVAPGEGFPIHPHENMEIVTYILEGALRHRDTLGAGAVIRRGEAQRMSAGTGVMHSEFNASSAEPVHFLQIWILPAVLGIAPSYEQRAFDLEARRGVLVPIAAPDAAEGALTIHQDARLFAALLAPGDEVSRPLAPGRGAWIQVASGELELIPGGTALSAGDGAAIEDEPMIAVRALEDAEFLLFDLA, encoded by the coding sequence ATGATCACCGTCCGCCGCTCGTCGGAACGCGGCCACTTCGACCACGGGTGGCTCGACACGCGCCACACGTTTTCGTTCGCGGCCTACCACGACTCGCGGCACATGGGGTTCCGCGCGCTGCGGGTGATCAACGAGGACCGCGTCGCGCCCGGGGAGGGCTTCCCCATCCATCCGCACGAGAACATGGAGATCGTCACCTACATCCTCGAGGGGGCGCTCCGGCACCGCGACACCCTCGGCGCCGGCGCGGTGATCCGCCGCGGCGAGGCGCAGCGGATGAGCGCCGGGACCGGCGTCATGCACAGCGAGTTCAACGCCTCGTCGGCCGAGCCGGTTCATTTTCTGCAAATCTGGATCCTGCCCGCGGTCCTTGGAATCGCGCCGTCGTACGAGCAGCGCGCCTTCGATCTCGAGGCGCGCCGCGGCGTCCTCGTGCCGATCGCCGCGCCGGACGCCGCCGAGGGGGCGCTGACGATCCACCAGGACGCGCGCCTCTTCGCCGCCCTCCTCGCGCCCGGGGACGAGGTCTCGCGCCCGCTCGCGCCGGGACGCGGCGCGTGGATCCAGGTCGCGTCGGGCGAGCTGGAGCTCATCCCCGGCGGGACCGCGCTCTCGGCCGGCGACGGAGCGGCGATCGAAGACGAACCGATGATCGCGGTCCGCGCCCTCGAGGACGCGGAGTTCCTGTTGTTCGATCTGGCCTGA
- a CDS encoding ATP-binding protein, with translation MLVVFSGLPGTGKSSIARAVAARSGAVWLRIDSIEQAIRDADPARGTLNDAGYRAAFAAAEDNLRLGRDVVGDSVNPWMRTRDAWRDVGLRAGAAVLEVETVCSDLEEHRRRVETRTSDVPGLVLPDWRAVIERDYHPWKRRPLVLDTAALGVPACVDVVVAAMARLRR, from the coding sequence GTGCTGGTCGTCTTCTCCGGACTACCGGGAACCGGGAAGTCCTCGATCGCGCGCGCCGTGGCCGCGCGCAGCGGCGCCGTCTGGCTCCGCATCGATTCGATCGAGCAGGCGATCAGGGACGCCGACCCCGCGCGGGGAACGTTGAACGACGCCGGCTACAGGGCGGCGTTCGCCGCGGCGGAGGACAACCTGCGGCTCGGCCGGGACGTCGTCGGCGACTCCGTCAATCCTTGGATGCGGACGCGCGACGCGTGGAGGGACGTCGGCCTGCGCGCCGGCGCGGCGGTTCTCGAGGTGGAAACCGTTTGCTCCGACCTCGAAGAACACCGCCGCCGCGTCGAGACGCGGACGAGCGACGTGCCGGGCCTCGTCCTTCCCGATTGGCGGGCGGTGATCGAACGGGACTACCACCCGTGGAAGCGCCGCCCGCTGGTTCTCGACACGGCGGCCCTCGGCGTCCCCGCCTGCGTGGACGTCGTCGTCGCGGCGATGGCCCGACTTCGCCGATAG
- a CDS encoding MFS transporter has translation MGKGTRRLLVVLVAAEFAGTSPWFATNAVMEDLRRAWGLAPSALGHATSAVQVGFIVGTLLFAALGLADRFPSRRLFLCCGVAAGGANLALLAAGSLAQLVAVRFVTGIALAGVYPVALKIADERFGEDRGHAMGWLVAALVLGTALPHGLRALGADLPWEAVVAAVSALAMAGGAAVGAFAGEPTAAGAARPKRLFVRPAELSAAGVRAAAFGYFGHMWELYAFWAFVPVVVAQSAGTAAADVPSRSFVVVAAGALGCGVGAVATRCLGSARVAIWSLAASGACCVVSPIALARGPLVVAPFLLLWGAAVVADSPQYSALAAAHAPRELVGTTLTLMNAVGFGVTIASIELLNELAPLLPTRFLLLPLALGPLAGLVALRPLLRPKRRALTPP, from the coding sequence GTGGGGAAGGGGACGCGCCGCCTGCTGGTCGTGCTGGTCGCCGCGGAGTTCGCGGGGACGTCGCCCTGGTTCGCGACGAACGCGGTCATGGAGGACCTGCGGCGCGCGTGGGGGCTCGCGCCGAGCGCGCTGGGGCACGCGACCTCCGCCGTGCAGGTCGGCTTCATCGTCGGCACGCTGCTCTTCGCCGCGCTCGGCCTCGCCGACCGCTTCCCGTCCCGGCGGCTGTTCCTCTGCTGCGGCGTCGCGGCGGGCGGCGCGAACCTCGCGCTCCTCGCGGCCGGCTCGCTCGCGCAGCTTGTCGCCGTCCGCTTCGTCACGGGGATCGCGCTGGCGGGGGTATACCCGGTCGCGCTGAAGATCGCCGACGAGCGGTTCGGCGAGGACCGCGGGCACGCGATGGGCTGGCTCGTCGCGGCGCTCGTGCTCGGCACGGCGCTTCCGCACGGACTGCGCGCGCTCGGCGCCGACCTGCCGTGGGAGGCCGTCGTCGCCGCCGTCTCGGCGCTGGCGATGGCCGGCGGCGCGGCGGTCGGCGCGTTCGCCGGAGAGCCGACCGCGGCCGGCGCGGCGCGGCCCAAGCGGCTCTTCGTGCGCCCCGCGGAGTTGAGCGCGGCCGGCGTCCGCGCCGCGGCGTTCGGCTACTTCGGGCACATGTGGGAGCTCTACGCCTTCTGGGCGTTCGTGCCGGTCGTCGTCGCCCAGAGCGCCGGAACGGCGGCGGCGGACGTGCCGTCGCGCTCGTTCGTCGTCGTCGCCGCGGGGGCGCTGGGCTGCGGCGTCGGCGCCGTCGCGACCCGCTGCCTAGGCAGCGCGCGCGTCGCCATCTGGAGCCTCGCCGCGTCGGGCGCCTGCTGCGTCGTCTCGCCGATCGCGCTGGCGCGCGGTCCGCTCGTCGTCGCGCCGTTCCTGCTGCTGTGGGGCGCCGCGGTCGTCGCCGATTCGCCGCAGTATTCGGCGCTGGCCGCGGCGCACGCGCCGCGCGAACTGGTCGGCACGACGCTGACGCTGATGAACGCCGTCGGCTTCGGCGTGACGATCGCCAGCATCGAGCTGCTCAACGAACTCGCGCCGCTCCTTCCGACCCGCTTCCTGCTGCTGCCGCTGGCGCTCGGGCCGCTCGCCGGACTCGTCGCGCTGCGCCCGCTGCTGCGGCCGAAGCGCCGGGCGCTCACCCCGCCATGA
- a CDS encoding MerR family transcriptional regulator: MAVRSNEEKPARRPADVCAELDIQPYVLKFWEAEFPQLGKRIGAKRNYGPVEVEITKEIRRLIEEEGLSLQDARAALERQFPEKEPPALPFERTPAEPREPDPRDDEQARALDAAVAEKTLLEQKLTMSGKTLERARAEVERLKSELAAARDEAEAARMEIAAGREELETARGEAAASREEAESARREADEREASCAEGGPELGEAQRRLDAALADAAAARGELVEAGARIHELEREVERLKPLETGRKSDEAQELAEAEARIEELDLALARAREEQADAVAGLRAELETQQTRIVNLQEELHRSWDEAGPLREANAALEAETARLAAEAEAERTDLEARLAASEKAREALEEPAARAAKLEAEAERLTAELGERTAEFDRATEERDRLAAALAEEKAGRADAEGRAAHVAPLQARLGELEKSLLALRGRNEAVAADAAALPAARREAEGLRAERDAALERIEELEARAAALENEHAHAIERARDAEESGATLEALLAEAEKERDELRRRVKSDIAFALERLAAVGAATEELVATLVEAAARPPEPEAPETADEEAPADASVEDGAAEGEAAASADAPVLDAFDELANEALDGGDAGEDAARDDLWGGPRN, from the coding sequence GTGGCCGTCCGCAGCAACGAAGAGAAGCCCGCCCGCCGTCCGGCCGACGTCTGCGCCGAACTCGACATCCAGCCGTACGTCCTCAAGTTCTGGGAGGCGGAGTTTCCGCAGCTCGGCAAGAGGATCGGGGCCAAGCGGAACTACGGCCCGGTCGAGGTCGAGATCACCAAGGAAATCCGCCGCCTGATCGAGGAGGAGGGGCTGAGCCTGCAGGACGCGCGCGCCGCGCTGGAACGGCAGTTCCCGGAGAAGGAGCCGCCGGCGCTGCCGTTCGAGCGGACGCCCGCCGAGCCGCGCGAACCTGATCCGCGCGACGACGAGCAGGCCCGCGCCCTCGACGCCGCCGTGGCGGAGAAGACGCTCCTCGAGCAGAAGCTGACGATGTCGGGGAAGACGCTCGAACGCGCCCGCGCCGAGGTGGAGCGGCTGAAGTCGGAGCTCGCCGCGGCGCGCGACGAGGCCGAGGCGGCGCGGATGGAGATCGCCGCCGGGCGCGAGGAACTCGAGACGGCGCGCGGCGAGGCGGCCGCGTCGCGGGAGGAGGCCGAGAGCGCGCGGCGCGAGGCCGACGAGCGCGAGGCGTCGTGCGCGGAAGGCGGGCCGGAGCTGGGCGAGGCGCAGCGGCGTCTCGACGCGGCGCTGGCCGACGCCGCCGCGGCCCGCGGCGAACTCGTCGAGGCCGGCGCGCGGATCCACGAGCTCGAACGCGAGGTCGAGCGGCTGAAGCCGCTGGAGACCGGCCGCAAGTCGGACGAGGCGCAGGAGCTGGCCGAGGCCGAGGCGCGGATCGAGGAGCTGGATCTCGCGCTGGCGCGGGCGCGCGAGGAGCAGGCGGACGCGGTCGCCGGGCTGCGCGCGGAGCTCGAGACGCAGCAGACGCGGATCGTCAACCTGCAGGAGGAACTGCACCGCTCCTGGGACGAGGCCGGTCCGCTGCGCGAGGCGAACGCGGCGCTGGAGGCCGAGACGGCGCGGCTCGCGGCGGAAGCCGAGGCCGAGCGGACGGACCTCGAGGCGCGGCTCGCGGCGAGCGAGAAGGCGCGCGAGGCGCTGGAGGAGCCGGCGGCGCGGGCGGCGAAGCTGGAGGCCGAGGCCGAGCGGCTGACCGCGGAGCTGGGCGAGCGGACCGCGGAGTTCGACCGCGCCACCGAAGAACGGGACCGGCTCGCCGCGGCGCTGGCCGAGGAGAAGGCCGGGCGCGCGGACGCGGAGGGGCGCGCGGCGCACGTCGCGCCGCTGCAGGCCCGCTTGGGCGAACTGGAGAAGTCGCTGCTGGCGCTGCGCGGCCGCAACGAGGCGGTCGCCGCCGACGCGGCGGCGCTCCCCGCGGCGCGGCGCGAGGCCGAGGGGCTGCGCGCGGAGCGGGACGCGGCGCTGGAGCGGATCGAGGAGCTCGAGGCGCGCGCGGCGGCGTTGGAGAACGAGCACGCCCACGCGATCGAGCGGGCGCGCGACGCGGAGGAGAGCGGCGCGACGCTCGAGGCGCTGTTGGCCGAGGCGGAAAAGGAACGCGACGAGCTGCGGCGGCGCGTCAAGTCGGACATCGCCTTCGCGCTCGAACGTCTCGCGGCGGTCGGCGCGGCGACGGAGGAGTTGGTCGCGACGCTCGTCGAGGCGGCGGCGCGACCGCCCGAGCCCGAGGCGCCCGAGACCGCCGACGAAGAAGCGCCCGCGGACGCGTCGGTCGAAGACGGCGCGGCGGAAGGCGAGGCCGCGGCGTCCGCGGACGCGCCGGTGCTCGACGCGTTCGACGAACTGGCGAACGAGGCGCTCGACGGCGGCGACGCCGGGGAAGACGCGGCGCGCGACGACCTGTGGGGCGGACCGCGCAACTGA
- a CDS encoding efflux RND transporter periplasmic adaptor subunit: MKGRRGKGLVVLTLLVVLPLAAALVFAGCSGAGGHGGEKWQCPMHPTYVSDKPGDCPICGMKLVPVKDDQTPKRALGGESGRAEGGESGRAEGEVEGRAPIEVSAAALEAAGVRTATATLETIGREVRTVGTVVPAEPEVRHIHVRISGWVEKLYVDSTGQFVRRGQTVLTIYSPELLATQEEYLRAVASAGRFAASAIPEVREGGAELARAARRRLELLDVPESFVERLERTGTTSRSVPIAAPISGYATMKDVYEGQRIDPAMDLFTVTDLSKVWVEADFYQSEAPDVRVGLTAVVSSPYDPTLSLKGRIAYVYPFLDRETRTLRARFEFPNPGLRLKPEMFVDVAAQLEPAAGIVVPDSAVVDTGARRLVFVDRGGGRFEPRRVTVAARADGKARIASGLAAGERVVVKANFLLDSESRLRAALAGAADGGGRRGDAP; the protein is encoded by the coding sequence ATGAAAGGCCGGCGCGGGAAGGGACTCGTCGTTCTCACGCTTCTCGTCGTGTTGCCGCTCGCCGCCGCGCTGGTCTTCGCCGGCTGCTCCGGCGCCGGCGGACACGGCGGAGAGAAGTGGCAGTGCCCGATGCATCCGACGTACGTCAGCGACAAGCCGGGCGACTGCCCGATCTGCGGCATGAAGCTCGTGCCGGTCAAGGACGACCAAACCCCGAAGCGGGCGCTCGGCGGCGAGTCGGGCCGCGCGGAGGGCGGCGAGTCGGGTCGCGCGGAGGGCGAGGTCGAGGGCCGCGCCCCGATCGAGGTATCGGCCGCGGCGCTCGAGGCGGCGGGAGTCCGCACGGCGACGGCGACCTTGGAGACGATCGGGCGCGAGGTGCGCACCGTCGGGACCGTTGTCCCCGCGGAGCCGGAGGTCCGCCACATCCACGTCAGGATCTCGGGCTGGGTGGAGAAGCTGTACGTCGATTCGACCGGGCAGTTCGTGCGGCGCGGACAGACCGTCCTGACGATCTACTCGCCGGAGCTGCTCGCGACGCAAGAGGAATACCTCCGCGCGGTGGCGAGCGCCGGCCGCTTCGCCGCGTCCGCGATTCCCGAGGTCCGCGAAGGAGGGGCGGAGTTGGCGCGGGCCGCGCGGCGGCGGCTCGAGTTGCTCGACGTTCCGGAGAGCTTCGTCGAACGGCTCGAGCGGACCGGAACGACCAGCCGCTCAGTCCCGATCGCCGCGCCGATCTCCGGCTACGCGACGATGAAGGACGTCTACGAGGGCCAGCGGATCGACCCGGCGATGGACCTGTTCACCGTGACCGACCTGTCGAAGGTGTGGGTCGAGGCCGACTTCTACCAGAGCGAGGCGCCGGACGTGCGCGTCGGCCTGACGGCCGTCGTCAGTTCGCCCTACGACCCCACGTTGAGCTTGAAGGGCCGCATCGCCTACGTCTATCCGTTCCTGGACCGCGAGACCCGCACGCTCCGCGCGCGGTTCGAGTTCCCCAATCCGGGCCTTCGGCTGAAGCCCGAGATGTTCGTGGACGTCGCGGCGCAGCTCGAGCCGGCCGCCGGGATCGTCGTTCCGGACTCGGCCGTCGTGGACACCGGCGCCCGCCGGCTCGTCTTCGTGGACCGCGGCGGCGGCAGGTTCGAGCCGCGGCGCGTGACCGTGGCCGCGCGCGCGGACGGCAAGGCCCGCATCGCCTCCGGATTGGCGGCCGGCGAACGCGTCGTCGTCAAGGCCAACTTCCTCCTCGACTCCGAGTCCCGTCTCCGCGCCGCCCTCGCCGGCGCGGCGGACGGCGGCGGCCGGCGGGGCGACGCGCCATGA
- a CDS encoding alginate export family protein, with protein sequence MLREQEFADQVAPTKEDLAGRKKLVEEEGLIRCVGRNTPFQSRAPARRPFEGRSDQMTGKTAVVLAMALASPAAFAQTAPPAAAPASGTKVEFGVEERVRSEAWDNITDHDSATYDSKTQYRFRTRVWSKINFGSKAEVMVGLNSESKKATRPDTEFKWDEAVFETAYLDYKFTDKLSARLGRQNLMRGEGFVIFDGSSLDGSRTAYFNALDVSCKLAPKSTLEFMAISDPRRDTYLPRFNESAYGPKGLNEWDEQALGLYYTDKSLAKTAIEGYFFHKTEKDDIRAKTSAFFQPDRKINTLGGRVVRLLGDGWSATGEFAYQWGTQDANPARELAEQDIRAWGGYAYVKKVFDNPMKPSIQLGYVAMSGDDPTTGKIEGWDPLFSRWPKYSELYIYTQVPEKGGPAYWTNTGMWQAEFLITPVKNLLLRGAYYKMNAFEAPAAPSAIFGTGKDRGNLWQVRADYTLNSRWKGHALYESLNPGDFYAGTDGGYFLRFEVVYTTKLNF encoded by the coding sequence ATGCTGCGGGAGCAGGAGTTCGCCGACCAAGTCGCGCCGACGAAGGAAGACCTGGCCGGCAGGAAGAAGCTGGTCGAGGAAGAGGGCCTGATCCGCTGCGTCGGGCGCAACACGCCGTTCCAATCGCGGGCGCCGGCGCGCCGGCCGTTCGAGGGCAGGAGCGATCAGATGACGGGAAAGACCGCAGTCGTGTTGGCGATGGCGCTCGCGTCGCCGGCGGCGTTCGCGCAGACCGCTCCGCCGGCCGCCGCGCCGGCCTCCGGGACGAAGGTCGAGTTCGGCGTCGAGGAACGCGTCCGCAGCGAGGCGTGGGACAACATCACCGACCACGACAGCGCGACCTACGACTCCAAGACCCAGTATCGGTTCCGCACCCGCGTGTGGTCGAAGATCAACTTCGGCTCGAAGGCCGAGGTGATGGTCGGGCTGAACAGCGAGAGCAAGAAGGCGACGCGGCCCGACACCGAGTTCAAGTGGGACGAGGCGGTCTTCGAGACGGCGTACCTCGACTACAAGTTCACCGACAAGCTCTCGGCGCGGCTCGGGCGGCAGAACCTGATGCGCGGCGAGGGTTTCGTCATCTTCGACGGCAGCTCGCTCGACGGCTCCCGCACCGCCTACTTCAACGCCCTCGACGTCAGCTGCAAGCTCGCGCCGAAGTCGACCTTGGAGTTCATGGCGATCTCCGATCCGCGCCGCGACACCTACCTGCCGCGCTTCAACGAGTCGGCGTACGGACCGAAGGGGCTCAACGAGTGGGACGAGCAGGCGCTCGGCCTCTACTACACCGACAAGAGCCTCGCCAAGACCGCGATCGAAGGGTACTTCTTCCACAAGACCGAGAAGGACGACATCCGGGCCAAGACGTCGGCGTTCTTCCAGCCGGACCGGAAGATCAACACCCTCGGCGGCCGCGTCGTGCGGCTGCTCGGCGACGGCTGGTCGGCGACGGGCGAGTTCGCCTACCAGTGGGGAACGCAGGACGCCAACCCCGCGCGCGAACTGGCCGAGCAGGACATCCGCGCCTGGGGCGGCTACGCCTACGTCAAGAAGGTGTTCGACAACCCGATGAAGCCGTCGATCCAGCTCGGCTACGTCGCGATGTCGGGCGACGACCCGACGACCGGCAAGATCGAGGGCTGGGATCCGCTGTTCTCGCGCTGGCCGAAGTACAGCGAGCTGTACATCTACACGCAGGTGCCGGAGAAGGGCGGGCCGGCCTACTGGACGAACACCGGGATGTGGCAGGCCGAGTTCCTGATCACGCCGGTCAAGAACCTGCTGCTGCGCGGCGCCTACTACAAGATGAACGCCTTCGAGGCGCCGGCGGCGCCGTCGGCGATCTTCGGGACCGGAAAGGACCGCGGGAACCTGTGGCAGGTGCGCGCGGACTACACGCTGAATTCGCGCTGGAAGGGGCACGCGCTCTACGAGAGCCTGAATCCTGGCGACTTCTACGCGGGGACCGACGGCGGCTACTTCCTGCGCTTCGAGGTCGTCTACACGACGAAGCTGAACTTCTGA